Sequence from the Argentina anserina chromosome 7, drPotAnse1.1, whole genome shotgun sequence genome:
TTCGAAGGACTTACATGGATTCAATAACACTGCTGATGAGGAGCCTAATTCCAGATTATCAAAGTTTAGGAGCGAGTTAATTATCCCGATTGAAAGTCAATCAATCAAAGAAAGGTGACCGAATTGCAACTCCAAATCTGAATTAAAATCCCAAATAACTTTCACAGGCATATCAATCAAATGAACATAAGGAGCTCAAACCCTTGACGCTAGTTTATAGAGCCAAATAAAACGATAATAGCAGAGAGATACATATAAGAGAGCGCCGAAAAGTTTTCAATAGGATAAAAGTGGCATGAACAGTAACTCCCAAACTTAAAAATTAGTATATACTAAATGTCTACAACTCTATATTACAAACCCCTTCTTAGTTCTTACACACAGAAATACCAATTCCCTTACGAAAATGGCGATTGAGAGTACCACTTTCGAAACCATACACCCTTGTCGTTTCACCACCTTCACTTTCCCAAACCCTTCTCCCTCCACCACCTCTCTCCTCCGCGTCGCCGTTCTCGACTCCCCTTCCCACCTCCTCCCCACCGCCGACCCTCCCAAAGTCGCCGCGATGCTCGTCCCCAAACACCGCCACTCCGACTGGATCTTCTCCACCCACTCCGGCCACCTCCAGCTCCTCCTCACCTCCCCCGAACCCATCGCCCGCCTCATTCTCGTCGGCGACACCTCTCCCCACTCTCCCCCAATCTTCCTCAGACACGACACGTCGTTTGACGACGACGAAGAACTCGGGGTGAGCTTGAAGCCTCTCTTTCTTGCTCTGTCTCCTAAGCTTTGCTTCAAACACGGCATTCCCGACATACCCATTTTGAGATACGAGGATGGTCTGATCTCTAGTGTCGTGTTGGACAAGTGTGTCGGGTCTTTTGTCGGTGAAATGGTCGTCGAGGATGTCGAGATTGAATGTCGAGGTGGTCGGGAGTTCAGGAGGCGTTTGAGGTTTAAGAGAATGCCCAACTTGGTTCAGACTGAGGTTCGTATTGTTCCGAAACTCGGGTTTGGTTTGGATTCTGTCGGAATTGGGCAAGCTGAGTTTAGTGTAGATGATAGTGTTTTAGTGCATCCTTATTTGGCTCCTATGGTGGCAAGTCTGAGCCTGGCTGCACCGTACATTGAGGGAAGGATTCGAAGTGGGGTAAGGCCGAAGGCTCTGTGTTTAGGAGTTGGGGGTGGAGCTCTGCTTGGTTTCTTGAGAACTCAATTGGGGTTTCAGGTTGTGGG
This genomic interval carries:
- the LOC126802070 gene encoding uncharacterized protein LOC126802070, which codes for MAIESTTFETIHPCRFTTFTFPNPSPSTTSLLRVAVLDSPSHLLPTADPPKVAAMLVPKHRHSDWIFSTHSGHLQLLLTSPEPIARLILVGDTSPHSPPIFLRHDTSFDDDEELGVSLKPLFLALSPKLCFKHGIPDIPILRYEDGLISSVVLDKCVGSFVGEMVVEDVEIECRGGREFRRRLRFKRMPNLVQTEVRIVPKLGFGLDSVGIGQAEFSVDDSVLVHPYLAPMVASLSLAAPYIEGRIRSGVRPKALCLGVGGGALLGFLRTQLGFQVVGVEADEEVLRVSRRYFGLADHEHVKVCVGDALEFIDKLANTCCKVEEGCDLGSGNDVDAKFDVIIVDLDASDARDGLIAPPLEFARKHVLLSARSILSDDGILAVNVIPSSTSFYKTLVHEFRDVFDELYEIDVGNGEHFVLIAVASPLMPSSDCENCFLNKLGKSISGEYLTSIKKV